One stretch of Miscanthus floridulus cultivar M001 chromosome 18, ASM1932011v1, whole genome shotgun sequence DNA includes these proteins:
- the LOC136524295 gene encoding predicted GPI-anchored protein 58 produces MKIWPIAPLSPGQDRERPSEAVSTSATPLPSLPTADVRESGARPATEDSRSQPRRRPGAPSPPPRRPALPEPSAATPASRLQAPATLLRASASARSVVASPASSDATEEARSQPRSRPGAPTPPARPAATCQCPAAVQASSHSAPALRLRQIPSLVASPARASSPAASAAAPANAGQQSSTAQQAAGYASAVAAVRPSPVPWPGLLDALLPACLVSSCEFG; encoded by the coding sequence ATGAAAATTTGGCCCATTGCTCCTCTTTCTCCCGGTCAAGACCGCGAGCGGCCGAGCGAAGCCGTCTCCACGTCCGCGACTCCGCTCCCTTCCCTCCCGACGGCTGACGTTCGCGAGTCAGGCGCGCGACCGGCGACCGAGGACTCGAGGAGCCAGCCGCGGCGCCGCCCCGGCGCCCCCAGCCCCCCACCCCGCCGGCCTGCCCTGCCAGAGCCCAGCGCGGCAACTCCAGCCTCCAGGCTCCAGGCTCCAGCCACTCTGCTccgcgcctccgcctccgccagaTCCGTGGTGGCCTCGCCGGCCAGCAGTGACGCGACCGAGGAGGCGAGGAGCCAGCCGCGGAGCCGCCCCGGCGCCCCCACCCCGCCGGCCCGCCCTGCTGCCACCTGCCAGTGCCCAGCGGCCGTCCAGGCGTCTAGCCACTCCGCTCCGGCGCTCCGCCTCCGCCAGATCCCTTCCCTGGTGGCCTCGCCGGCCAGGGCTAGCAGTCCAGCGGCCAGCGCGGCAGCGCCAGCCAACGCCGGCCAGCAGTCCAGCACTGCACAGCAGGCAGCTGGCTACGCCAGCGCGGTAGCGGCCGTCCGCCCTTCCCCGGTCCCCTGGCCTGGTCTCCTGGACGCactgctgcctgcctgcctggtgAGTTCTTGTGAATTTGGTTAG